Part of the Cystobacter ferrugineus genome, GATGGCGGGTCTCTTCTTCACCTTCTCGACCTTCGTCATGAAGGCGTTGTCTCGCTTGCCCGCGGGGGAGGGCATGGCCGCGATGCAGGCGATCAATTCCGCCATCCTGAATCCACTGTTCTTCGTGGTCTTCTTCGGGACCATGGCGGTATGTCTTTGGGCAGTCGTCGCCTCGCTCATGCGCTGGCACCACGAGGGCTCTGCTTTCCGGCTCGCCGGTGGCGCGATCTATCTGGTGGGCGGCTTTCTCGTCACGGCCGTGTTCAACGTGCCGATGAATGAAAAGCTGGCGGCGACCCCCCCCACCAGTCCGGAGGCCGCCGCCTTATGGTCCAACTATCTGACGAACTGGACGGCGTGGAACCATGTGCGAACCGTGGCGTCGCTCGCGGCCGCGGCCTTGCTGACCCTCGCCCTGGCCTGAGCACGGGTCAGACCGGGCCACGAGCGGGAATCGCCAGCCGCCTCAACGCGTCCGCCAGGTTCCGTCCTCGGCGCGCTCGTAGTGCTGGCCGTTCGGGAGCTTGCCGTAGAAGAGCGCGTCCTTCAGACCCGACACGGACTGGCCGTCGAAGAGGCCGATTTCCCCCTCGGGTGTGAAGGTGAGTCCCAGCTCGGCGGCGGTCAGCCGCACGCGCGCTCCGGGGGCCAGCGTCCTCGCCGCGAGCACCGTGCCCACGCGTTTGCCGGCCTGCTCGCGAGGAGCCGCCGTGGGCTCGGCCTGGAGCAGGGCGGGGATGTTGCGCCGCAGGTTCGTGGTCAGCACCCGTCCACCGAGGTTCACGGGCGTGGTGCCACGGTTGCGCAGCTCGACCCAGCCGGCCTTCGCGTCCAGTGCCTCCAGCACCACGCCGGGCTGGTGGGCCTTGATGCGCTCGAGCTCCTCGAGAACGAACGCCCGCCGCAGCCGGACGAACTCCTTGATGAACTCATCGCCCTCCTCGAACTTGGCGTGGTCCATGTAGGGATCCTCGGCCATGTACGGTGCGATGACCGCGTGCAACTGGTCGATGTAGGGACCCATGACCTCCATCGTGAAGAGCTCGCGCATGGCCTTGTCCAGATGGGCCTCCAGGCGCGCGCGCAGCTCGGGGTTCATCACGATGCGGGTGGCCAGGTTGGAGAAGACGGGCAGGTAGCCCGGGTGGATGCCCTTGCGGTCGCGGTAGCGATTGGCCACCTCGGGATTGCCCAGGGTGAAGGAGTAGAGCGGCTGAGCGTAGATGGGCACCAGGTCCGGGC contains:
- a CDS encoding DUF1772 domain-containing protein, which codes for MILDKSFFPLTLLAALGCGLMAGLFFTFSTFVMKALSRLPAGEGMAAMQAINSAILNPLFFVVFFGTMAVCLWAVVASLMRWHHEGSAFRLAGGAIYLVGGFLVTAVFNVPMNEKLAATPPTSPEAAALWSNYLTNWTAWNHVRTVASLAAAALLTLALA